In a genomic window of Zootoca vivipara chromosome 5, rZooViv1.1, whole genome shotgun sequence:
- the TECTB gene encoding beta-tectorin, with translation MMMVAFLLWVILARGIVARCSPNKADAILVYCYPKTIIARIPECPYGWEVNQLALGGICYNGVHESGYYQFTIPDLSPKNKSYCGTQSDFKSPIYHFYNSIVSNDTSVIVKSQPVNYSFTCTYHANYLVNHAAFDQRVATIHVKNGSSGSFESQLSLNFYSNAKFTIKKEAPFVVETSEIGSDIFAGVEAKGLSSRFKVVLTNCWATPSSEYFFPVQWPLITKGCPTDDTIIVHENGKDSRATFQFNAFRFRNIPKLSKVWLHCETHVCDSEKLSCPVICTNRRQRMEPTGGVLMAELTVNNRGLTRNYNLSAILCHLFLFLGVRAVLL, from the exons ATGATGATGGTGGCTTTCCTTCTGTGGGTCATCTTGGCTCGAGGCATTGTGGCACGTTGCAGTCCAAACAAAGCAG aTGCCATTTTGGTGTACTGTTATCCTAAAACCATAATTGCAAGAATCCCCGAATGTCCTTATGGATGGGAAGTTAATCAATTGGCTCTTGGAGGAATTTGCTACAACGGGGTCCACGAGTCAGGATATTACCAGTTTACAATCCCAGATTTGTCACCCAAAAATAAGTCATACTGTGGAACTCAATCTGAT TTCAAAAGCCCCATCTATCATTTCTACAACTCCATCGTCTCCAATGACACCTCCGTGATTGTGAAGAGCCAGCCTGTAAACTACTCATTTACATGCACATACCATGCAAACTATCTGGTGAACCACGCTGCCTTTGACCAAAG AGTGGCAACTATTCATGTGAAGAATGGCAGCTCCGGTTCATTTGAAAGCCAGCTGTCCCTCAACTTCTATTCT AATGCCAAGTTTACAATCAAGAAGGAAGCCCCCTTCGTAGTTGAAACTTCAGAAATTGGTTCAGACATATTTGCTGGCGTAGAAGCAAAGGGATTAAGTAGCAG ATTTAAAGTAGTTCTGACTAACTGTTGGGCAACCCCCTCATCAGAATATTTCTTTCCAGTCCAGTGGCCTCTGATAACTAAGGG GTGCCCAACAGATGACACCATCATAGTGCATGAAAATGGGAAAGACAGCCGAGCGACCTTCCAGTTTAATGCATTTCGGTTCCGGAATATTCCCAAACTCTCCAAGGTGTGGCTGCACTGTGAGACGCATGTATGTGACAGTGAGAAGTTATCGTGCCCTGTG ATATGTACAAATCGGAGACAACGAATGGAGCCAACAGGTGGTGTTTTAATGGCCGAACTCACTGTGAACA ACAGAGGATTAACCAGGAATTACAACCTTTCAg CTATCCTTTGCCATTTATTCCTCTTTCTCGGAGTTCGCGCAGTTCTTTTATAA